Proteins found in one Patagioenas fasciata isolate bPatFas1 chromosome 13, bPatFas1.hap1, whole genome shotgun sequence genomic segment:
- the GINS2 gene encoding DNA replication complex GINS protein PSF2 gives MEPAEAEFLAEKELVTIVPNFSLDRIHLIGGDLGPFNPGLPVEVPVWLAINLKQRQKCRLIPPEWMDVAKLEEIREQERKEDTFTPMPSPYYMELTKLLLNYASDNIPKADEIRTLVKDTWDTRVAKLRLSADSFVRQQEAHAKLDNLTLMEINTTGTFLTQALDHMYKLRTNLQPGESSHSQDF, from the exons ATGGAGCCGGCAGAAGCGGAGTTCCTGGCCGAGAAGGAGCTGGTGACGATTGTGCCCAACTTCAGCCTCGACCGGATCCACCTCATCGGG GGGGATCTGGGTCCCTTTAATCCCGGGTTGCCAGTGGAAGTGCCTGTCTGGTTGGCCATTAACCTGAAGCAGAGGCAGAAGTGTCGGCTGATCCCTCCGGAATGGATGGATGTTG CAAAACTGGAGGAAATCCGTGAGCAGGAACGTAAAGAGGACACCTTCACCCCGATGCCCAGCCCCTATTACATGGAACTCACAAAGCTGCTGTTAAACTA cGCCTCGGACAACATCCCCAAAGCCGACGAGATCCGGACGCTGGTGAAGGACACGTGGGACACGCGCGTTGCCAAACTGCGCCTCTCGGCCGACAGCTTCGTGCGGCAGCAGGAGGCTCACGCCAAG ctgGATAACTTAACATTGATGGAGATCAACACAACCGGCACTTTCCTCACCCAAGCCTTAGATCACATGTACAAGCTCCGGACCAACCTCCAGCCTGGCGAAAGCTCCCACTCCCAGGATTTCTGA